In Janthinobacterium rivuli, a single genomic region encodes these proteins:
- a CDS encoding helix-turn-helix domain-containing protein — MKKRTIDETEFELSSGNVFADLGLSGADKLQIKSGLVGEIRNAMRKLELTQEEAARRMGIAQPKVSGMLRGDFSGLSERKLMDCLNRLGYDIEISVKPAANAIGHLKLAVA, encoded by the coding sequence ATGAAAAAACGTACCATCGATGAGACCGAGTTTGAACTGTCCAGCGGTAACGTCTTTGCCGACCTGGGCCTGTCCGGCGCCGACAAGCTGCAAATCAAGTCCGGCCTGGTGGGCGAGATCCGCAATGCCATGCGCAAGCTGGAATTGACGCAGGAAGAAGCGGCACGGCGCATGGGCATCGCCCAGCCCAAGGTGTCGGGCATGCTGCGCGGCGATTTTTCCGGCCTGTCCGAACGCAAGCTGATGGATTGCCTGAACCGCCTAGGTTACGACATCGAGATCAGCGTCAAGCCGGCAGCCAACGCCATCGGCCACCTGAAACTGGCTGTCGCCTGA
- a CDS encoding type II toxin-antitoxin system RelE/ParE family toxin, which produces MKIIAKPHKPLVWVASTKKELMALPVGIRSFFGHALDLAQRGDRHDSAKVLHGFGCAGVLEIVDDDAGGTYRAVYTVKFEEAVFVQHCFQKKSKIGIATPKQEMDLVRARLHSAQQWIEELRHEKTYHR; this is translated from the coding sequence ATGAAGATCATTGCAAAGCCGCACAAGCCGCTGGTGTGGGTTGCTTCCACCAAGAAAGAATTGATGGCCCTGCCTGTGGGCATCCGCTCGTTTTTTGGCCATGCGCTGGATCTGGCGCAGCGCGGCGACCGGCACGACAGCGCCAAGGTGTTGCACGGCTTTGGTTGTGCGGGCGTGCTGGAAATTGTCGACGATGATGCGGGTGGCACATATCGCGCCGTCTACACGGTGAAGTTCGAGGAGGCGGTGTTCGTGCAGCACTGCTTCCAAAAGAAGAGCAAGATCGGTATCGCGACGCCGAAGCAGGAAATGGATCTGGTGCGCGCCCGCCTGCACAGTGCACAACAATGGATAGAGGAGTTACGTCATGAAAAAACGTACCATCGATGA
- a CDS encoding amino acid ABC transporter ATP-binding protein, translating into MIELNNVSKWYGQFQVLTDCTTNVAKGDVMVICGPSGSGKSTLIKTVNGLEPIQQGQIFVDGISVNDPKTNLSKLRARIGMVFQNFELFPHLSIRENLTIGQIKVLGRSADEANAKGLKYLDRVGLLSQQDKFPGQLSGGQQQRVAIARALSMDPIAMLFDEPTSALDPEMINEVLDVMVGLAQEGMTMMVVTHEMGFAKRVANRIVFMDQGKIIEDCSKDDFFNTTRSDRARDFLAKIIH; encoded by the coding sequence ATGATTGAACTCAATAACGTCAGCAAATGGTATGGCCAGTTCCAGGTACTGACCGACTGCACCACCAATGTCGCCAAGGGCGACGTGATGGTCATTTGCGGCCCGTCCGGCTCCGGCAAGTCGACCCTGATCAAGACCGTCAACGGCCTCGAGCCGATCCAGCAGGGGCAGATCTTCGTCGACGGCATCAGCGTCAACGATCCGAAAACGAATTTATCGAAACTGCGCGCGCGCATCGGCATGGTGTTCCAGAATTTCGAGCTGTTTCCGCACCTGTCGATCCGCGAAAACCTCACCATCGGCCAGATCAAGGTGCTGGGCCGCAGCGCCGACGAAGCCAATGCCAAGGGTTTGAAATACCTGGACCGCGTGGGACTGCTGTCGCAGCAGGACAAATTCCCGGGCCAACTGTCGGGCGGCCAGCAGCAGCGCGTGGCGATCGCCCGCGCGCTGTCGATGGATCCGATCGCCATGCTGTTCGACGAGCCGACATCGGCGCTCGACCCTGAAATGATCAACGAAGTGCTCGACGTGATGGTGGGCCTGGCGCAGGAAGGCATGACCATGATGGTCGTCACGCACGAAATGGGCTTTGCCAAGCGCGTGGCCAACCGCATCGTCTTCATGGACCAGGGCAAGATCATCGAAGATTGCAGCAAGGACGACTTCTTCAACACGACGCGCTCGGACCGCGCGCGCGATTTCCTGGCCAAGATCATCCATTGA
- a CDS encoding amino acid ABC transporter permease: MFGNFDFDVISRSWVYLFQTGMIFTLKLTALSMVGGIVLGTLLALMRLSGSRLISGVASSYVNLIRSIPLVLVIFWFYFLVPYIAAWIIGAEEPVKVGAFSSALITFIMFEAAYYCEIMRSGIQSIPRGQVWAGQALGMNYSQTMAFIVLPQAFRNMIPVLLTQTIVLFQDVSLVYVLSIPDFVGAASKIAQRDGRLVEMYVFVAVVYFVLCYALSFLVKRLQKRVAIIR; this comes from the coding sequence ATGTTCGGTAATTTCGACTTCGATGTCATCTCCCGCTCGTGGGTCTACCTGTTCCAGACCGGTATGATCTTCACCTTGAAACTGACGGCGCTGTCCATGGTGGGCGGCATCGTGCTGGGCACCCTGCTGGCGCTGATGCGCTTGTCCGGCAGCCGCCTCATCTCGGGCGTGGCGTCGAGCTACGTCAACTTGATACGCTCGATCCCGCTGGTGCTGGTGATCTTCTGGTTCTACTTCCTGGTGCCGTACATCGCCGCCTGGATCATCGGCGCGGAAGAGCCCGTGAAAGTGGGCGCGTTCTCCTCCGCGCTGATCACCTTCATCATGTTCGAGGCGGCATACTATTGCGAGATCATGCGCAGCGGCATACAGTCGATCCCGCGCGGCCAGGTCTGGGCCGGCCAGGCGCTGGGCATGAACTACTCGCAGACCATGGCCTTCATCGTGCTGCCGCAAGCGTTCCGCAACATGATCCCCGTGCTGCTGACGCAAACCATCGTGCTGTTCCAGGACGTGTCGCTCGTGTACGTGCTGTCGATCCCCGATTTCGTCGGCGCCGCCTCGAAGATCGCCCAGCGCGACGGCCGCCTGGTGGAGATGTACGTGTTTGTCGCCGTCGTGTATTTCGTGCTGTGCTATGCCTTGTCGTTCCTGGTAAAACGCCTGCAGAAACGCGTCGCCATCATTCGCTAA
- a CDS encoding amino acid ABC transporter permease, which translates to MNYNWNWRIFWEISPDGVGTYMDTLWSGLIWTLATAGTAWIMALILGLVIGTIRTLPNKWLVGVANAYVELFRNVPLLVQMFLWYFVMPELLPPDLGAWVKSLPNAPFVTAVLCLGFFTSSRVAVQVTTGIEALPRGQKLAGTALGLTLPQTYRFILLPMAARVIMPPLTSEFLNIIKNSSVALTIGLIELTASARAIQEFSFQVFEAFSAATIIYVVVNLLVVVLMHLIEKKVAIPGFIVAGAKTGGH; encoded by the coding sequence ATGAATTACAACTGGAATTGGCGCATTTTCTGGGAGATTTCTCCCGATGGCGTGGGCACGTATATGGACACCCTGTGGTCCGGCCTGATCTGGACCCTGGCCACGGCCGGTACGGCCTGGATCATGGCGCTGATATTGGGCCTGGTGATCGGCACCATCCGCACCTTGCCGAACAAATGGCTGGTGGGCGTGGCCAATGCCTACGTCGAATTGTTCCGCAACGTGCCGCTGCTGGTGCAGATGTTCCTCTGGTATTTCGTCATGCCGGAACTGCTGCCGCCTGACCTGGGCGCCTGGGTCAAGTCGCTGCCCAATGCGCCGTTCGTCACGGCCGTGCTGTGCCTGGGATTCTTTACCTCCTCGCGCGTGGCCGTGCAGGTCACGACGGGTATCGAGGCGCTGCCGCGCGGACAGAAACTGGCCGGCACGGCGCTGGGCCTGACCCTGCCGCAAACCTACCGCTTCATTTTGCTGCCGATGGCCGCGCGCGTCATCATGCCGCCGCTGACCAGCGAATTTTTGAACATCATCAAGAACAGTTCCGTGGCGCTGACCATCGGCCTGATCGAACTGACGGCCAGCGCGCGCGCCATCCAGGAATTCTCGTTCCAGGTATTCGAGGCGTTTTCGGCCGCCACCATCATCTACGTCGTCGTCAATCTGCTGGTGGTGGTGCTGATGCACCTGATCGAGAAAAAAGTCGCCATTCCGGGCTTCATCGTCGCCGGCGCCAAGACGGGAGGACATTGA
- a CDS encoding amino acid ABC transporter substrate-binding protein yields the protein MKLTKIIATLLSVGVISSMSPVQAQELTGTLAKIKKAGSVTLGVRDGSVPFSYLDDKQQYQGYSIDLCMKVVTALQKHLGLSELKVVMSPVTSANRIPLMANGTIDLECGSTTNNLERQQQVAFAPTMFVIGNRVLSKKSSNIKTLEDLRGKTLVATAGTSTIKQMTILNKEKNLGMNIAVGKDHPESFLMLETGRAVAEANDDILLASQVANSKNPNDYEITKEALSVEPYGIMLRKGDPAFKKVVDDALIRLYKSDDINRIYAKWFTSPIPPKNINLKFPMPPQLKAVFTNPTDSGDPAAYAAVPEAQKTSDKRKK from the coding sequence ATGAAATTGACCAAAATCATCGCCACGCTGCTCAGCGTTGGTGTCATCAGCAGCATGTCGCCAGTCCAGGCTCAGGAATTGACCGGCACCTTGGCCAAGATCAAGAAAGCCGGTTCCGTCACCCTCGGCGTGCGCGACGGCTCCGTGCCCTTCTCCTATCTCGATGACAAGCAGCAATATCAGGGTTATTCGATCGACCTGTGCATGAAAGTCGTCACGGCCCTGCAAAAGCATCTGGGCCTGAGCGAACTGAAAGTGGTGATGAGCCCCGTCACGTCGGCCAACCGCATTCCGCTGATGGCCAACGGCACCATCGACCTCGAATGCGGCTCGACGACGAACAACCTGGAGCGCCAGCAGCAGGTGGCGTTCGCCCCCACCATGTTCGTCATCGGCAACCGCGTGCTGTCGAAAAAATCCTCGAACATCAAGACACTGGAAGACTTGCGCGGCAAGACCCTGGTCGCTACCGCCGGCACCTCGACCATCAAGCAGATGACGATCCTGAACAAGGAAAAAAACCTGGGCATGAATATCGCCGTCGGCAAGGACCATCCTGAATCGTTCCTGATGCTGGAAACGGGCCGCGCGGTGGCCGAAGCCAACGACGACATTTTGCTGGCGTCGCAAGTGGCCAATTCGAAAAACCCGAACGACTACGAAATCACCAAGGAAGCGCTGTCGGTCGAGCCGTACGGCATCATGCTGCGCAAGGGCGATCCCGCTTTCAAGAAAGTGGTCGACGATGCGCTGATCCGCTTGTACAAGAGCGACGACATCAACCGCATTTACGCGAAATGGTTTACCTCGCCGATCCCGCCGAAAAACATCAACCTGAAATTCCCCATGCCGCCGCAATTGAAGGCCGTGTTTACCAACCCGACCGACTCCGGTGACCCGGCGGCCTATGCGGCCGTACCGGAAGCGCAGAAGACGTCGGACAAACGGAAAAAGTAA
- a CDS encoding ABCB family ABC transporter ATP-binding protein/permease, whose amino-acid sequence MRRSQTPPPPRSPASASHSDFATIKTLLPYLWVYKWRVLLALLCLVGAKLANVGVPLILKKLVDAMTITAAHPQALLVLPVGLLVAYGLLRLSTTLFTELREFLFARVTQRAVRTIALQVFRHLHALSLRFHLNRQTGGMTRDIERGTRSVGSLISYTLFNILPTLVEITLVLGYLVLHYDIWFTVITAVALVSYIAFTVLVTNWRTHFRRTMNDLDSKANTKAIDSLINYETVKYFGNEDYEAKRYDEGLQRYESAAVKSQTSLSLLNTGQSLIIATAVTLILWRATVGVIAGTMTLGDLVLVNAFMIQLYIPLNFLGVIYREIKQSLADMERLFSLLNENREIADTPEAKPLVTRGAAVRFDHVNFSYEAKRQILFDVDFQIPAGTTTAVVGHSGSGKSTLSRLLFRFYEVDGGGITIDGQDLRGITQDSLRAAIGIVPQDTVLFNDTIEYNIAYGKPGASKEAIVAAAKAASIHDFIESLPDGYNSMVGERGLKLSGGEKQRVAIARTLLKDPAILIFDEATSALDSKAEQAIQSQLKEIAKNRTTLVIAHRLSTVADAQQILVLDHGRIVERGTHPQLLAANGLYAQMWQRQQANMDDEAQEDELAGLAPAK is encoded by the coding sequence ATGCGCCGTTCCCAGACTCCCCCTCCGCCCCGCTCGCCAGCCTCCGCCAGCCACAGCGATTTCGCCACCATCAAGACCTTGTTGCCGTATCTCTGGGTCTACAAATGGAGAGTATTGCTGGCGCTGCTATGCCTGGTGGGCGCCAAGCTGGCCAACGTGGGCGTGCCCCTGATCCTGAAAAAACTCGTCGACGCCATGACGATCACAGCGGCCCATCCGCAAGCGCTGCTGGTGCTGCCCGTCGGCTTGCTGGTGGCCTACGGCTTGCTGCGTCTGTCGACCACCTTGTTTACGGAACTGCGCGAATTCCTGTTCGCCCGGGTCACGCAGCGGGCCGTGCGCACCATCGCCCTGCAAGTGTTCCGCCACCTGCATGCGCTGTCCCTGCGCTTTCATTTGAACCGCCAGACGGGCGGCATGACGCGCGACATCGAACGGGGCACGCGCAGCGTCGGTTCGCTCATTTCCTATACCCTGTTCAACATCTTGCCGACCCTGGTGGAAATCACCCTCGTGCTCGGTTACCTGGTCTTGCATTACGACATCTGGTTCACCGTGATCACGGCCGTGGCGCTCGTGTCCTACATCGCGTTTACCGTGCTGGTGACGAACTGGCGCACGCATTTCCGCCGCACCATGAACGACCTCGACTCGAAAGCCAATACCAAGGCCATCGATTCGCTGATCAACTATGAAACCGTGAAATATTTCGGCAACGAGGATTACGAGGCGAAGCGCTACGATGAAGGCTTGCAGCGCTATGAATCGGCGGCCGTGAAATCGCAGACTTCCCTCTCCCTGCTCAATACGGGCCAGTCCCTGATCATCGCCACGGCCGTCACCCTGATCCTGTGGCGCGCCACGGTGGGCGTGATCGCCGGCACGATGACCCTGGGCGACCTGGTGCTGGTGAATGCCTTCATGATCCAGCTGTATATTCCCCTCAATTTCCTGGGCGTCATTTACCGCGAAATCAAGCAAAGCCTGGCCGACATGGAGCGCCTGTTTTCCTTGCTGAACGAAAACCGTGAAATCGCCGATACGCCGGAAGCCAAGCCGCTCGTCACGCGGGGCGCAGCCGTGCGTTTTGACCACGTGAATTTCAGCTATGAAGCCAAGCGGCAAATCCTGTTCGACGTGGATTTCCAGATTCCTGCCGGCACGACGACGGCCGTGGTGGGCCACAGCGGCTCGGGCAAGTCGACCTTGTCGCGCTTGCTGTTCCGCTTCTATGAAGTCGATGGCGGCGGCATCACCATCGATGGCCAGGACTTGCGCGGCATCACGCAGGACTCCCTGCGCGCGGCCATCGGCATCGTGCCGCAAGACACGGTGCTGTTCAACGACACCATCGAATACAACATCGCCTATGGCAAGCCGGGCGCCAGCAAGGAAGCCATCGTGGCGGCCGCCAAAGCGGCATCGATCCATGATTTTATTGAAAGCTTGCCAGATGGCTACAACTCCATGGTGGGCGAGCGGGGTTTGAAACTGTCGGGTGGCGAAAAGCAGCGCGTGGCCATCGCCCGCACCCTGCTGAAAGACCCGGCGATATTGATCTTCGACGAAGCCACGTCTGCGCTCGATTCAAAGGCCGAGCAGGCGATTCAGTCGCAGCTGAAAGAGATCGCCAAAAACCGCACCACCCTGGTGATTGCGCACCGTTTGTCGACGGTGGCCGACGCCCAGCAAATCCTGGTGCTCGACCATGGCCGCATCGTCGAGCGGGGCACGCATCCACAATTGCTGGCCGCGAACGGCCTGTACGCGCAGATGTGGCAACGCCAGCAGGCGAATATGGATGATGAGGCGCAAGAGGACGAGTTGGCGGGTCTGGCGCCGGCAAAATAA
- a CDS encoding acyl-CoA thioesterase, with translation MMPAPSDANVYGDVFGGWIMAQVDIAGSLPATRRANGRVATIAVNSFVFKNPVFVGDLLSFYADIVKVGNTSITVNVEVYAERNRLQACIVKVTEATLIYVATDSDRKPRKVPPIETLLSS, from the coding sequence ATGATGCCCGCGCCGTCCGACGCCAATGTGTACGGCGACGTCTTCGGCGGCTGGATCATGGCGCAGGTCGATATCGCCGGTTCCCTGCCGGCCACGCGGCGCGCCAACGGCCGCGTCGCCACCATTGCCGTCAATTCCTTCGTCTTCAAAAACCCCGTCTTCGTCGGCGATCTGCTCTCCTTCTACGCCGACATCGTCAAGGTCGGCAATACCTCGATCACCGTCAATGTCGAGGTATATGCCGAGCGCAACCGCCTGCAGGCGTGCATCGTGAAAGTCACGGAAGCAACCCTGATCTATGTGGCGACGGACTCCGACCGCAAGCCGCGCAAGGTGCCGCCGATCGAGACCTTGCTGTCGTCTTGA
- a CDS encoding alkaline phosphatase D family protein, protein MDSQRRIFLQSAARITALAGAGSVLSGSSASAATRMNGSGYPFALGVASGSPLPDAVVLWTRICYDPLHAAATPAIALNVRWEVAEDEAFRSIAAKGQATAMPALAHSVHVDAGGLAPGRWYWYRFIFGDAVSPVGRTRTAPEPGAMPASLKLAVASCQHWEFGAYAAHRHIAAAAPDLVAFLGDYIYEWGPYQLQHPSRAVRTHESFSLDDYRARYAQYKSDRDLQGAHLAAPWIVTWDDHEVANDYGNDRDELLTPTFLQRRAAAYQAFYEHMPLRLLPLGRRGFVDMRIYQRYDWGRLARFHMLDDRQYRAHHACAKPGRGGSNSVTTRNCPDLLKPQRTMLGEEQQRWLQAGLDDSPARWNILAQQTLMAQSSQVPILRPGDERVWTDGWDGYPMARQHLLDALQSSKASNPLVLSGDVHTFYATELSRNAMRPTGKNNPVLATEFCGTSITSSSRPQARTEQYVAMNPHIRYGRSDKRGYMLMEITPEKTTTLFQGLDNVRDNSSSIATLASFVVRDGKAGLQRI, encoded by the coding sequence ATGGATAGCCAGCGCCGCATCTTCCTGCAGAGCGCTGCGCGCATCACGGCGCTGGCCGGCGCCGGCAGCGTGCTGTCCGGTTCCAGCGCCAGCGCCGCCACGCGCATGAATGGCTCGGGCTATCCGTTTGCGCTCGGTGTCGCTTCCGGCTCACCGTTACCTGATGCGGTGGTGCTGTGGACGCGCATCTGCTACGACCCGCTGCACGCAGCCGCCACGCCCGCCATCGCCCTGAATGTGCGCTGGGAAGTGGCCGAAGACGAGGCGTTTCGCAGCATCGCCGCCAAGGGCCAGGCCACGGCCATGCCCGCTCTCGCGCACAGCGTGCACGTCGACGCGGGCGGCCTGGCGCCCGGACGCTGGTACTGGTACCGGTTTATCTTTGGCGACGCCGTCAGTCCCGTGGGCCGCACGCGCACGGCGCCCGAGCCCGGCGCCATGCCTGCCTCGCTGAAACTGGCCGTCGCTTCGTGCCAGCACTGGGAATTCGGCGCGTATGCGGCGCACCGGCACATCGCCGCAGCCGCGCCCGACCTGGTGGCCTTCCTCGGCGATTACATCTATGAATGGGGGCCGTACCAGCTCCAGCATCCAAGCCGGGCCGTGCGTACGCATGAAAGTTTCAGCCTGGACGACTACCGCGCCCGTTACGCGCAATACAAGAGCGACCGCGACTTGCAGGGCGCGCACCTGGCCGCGCCGTGGATCGTCACCTGGGATGACCATGAAGTGGCCAACGATTACGGCAATGACCGCGACGAGTTGCTCACGCCCACCTTTTTGCAGCGCCGCGCGGCCGCCTACCAGGCGTTTTATGAACACATGCCGCTACGCCTGCTGCCGCTGGGACGGCGGGGATTTGTCGACATGCGTATCTACCAGCGCTACGACTGGGGCCGGCTGGCGCGCTTTCACATGCTGGATGACCGGCAATACCGCGCCCACCACGCGTGCGCCAAACCGGGCCGCGGCGGCTCCAATTCCGTCACCACGCGCAATTGCCCCGACCTGCTGAAACCGCAACGCACGATGCTGGGCGAAGAACAGCAGCGCTGGCTGCAAGCCGGTCTCGATGATTCTCCCGCGCGCTGGAATATTCTGGCCCAGCAAACCCTGATGGCGCAATCGAGCCAGGTGCCGATTTTGCGGCCCGGCGACGAACGCGTCTGGACCGATGGCTGGGATGGCTATCCGATGGCGCGCCAGCACCTGCTCGACGCCTTGCAAAGCAGCAAGGCCAGCAACCCGCTGGTGCTGTCTGGCGACGTGCACACCTTTTATGCCACCGAACTGAGCCGCAACGCCATGCGGCCCACCGGCAAGAACAATCCCGTGCTGGCCACCGAGTTTTGCGGTACCTCCATCACCTCGAGTTCCCGCCCGCAGGCGCGCACGGAACAGTACGTGGCGATGAACCCGCACATCCGCTACGGGCGCAGCGACAAGCGCGGCTATATGTTGATGGAGATCACGCCGGAGAAAACCACGACCCTGTTCCAGGGCCTGGACAACGTGCGCGACAACTCGTCGAGCATCGCGACACTGGCCAGCTTTGTCGTGCGCGACGGCAAGGCGGGCTTGCAACGCATCTAG
- a CDS encoding LytR/AlgR family response regulator transcription factor — protein sequence MRLSSTDLLQRYQRWRQIAEPVFWIVLYLLQTSLNCWISWIDRQRAGLATPFWEVAVWEWSSNLVLLALVPLVILANQLRPLHLVFQRQNLRWHLAASLVYSLVHVLAMVALRKLAYWSAGSDYDFGNWWRELPYEYVKDVRTYFSILLFTGFYQLLLMRWQGEATLLGEPDEGPAVEPVQQPERFLVRKLGKDFLLPAVDIEWIQAWGNYVNLHVRGHDYPLRSTMAAIERRLDGKRFVRVHRSYIVNLAFVQSIVPLESGDARAVLSTGGEVPVSRRYRDALKSMC from the coding sequence ATGCGCCTGTCTTCCACCGATTTGTTGCAACGATATCAACGCTGGCGCCAGATCGCCGAACCAGTTTTCTGGATCGTCCTGTATCTGCTGCAAACGTCGCTCAACTGCTGGATCAGCTGGATCGACCGTCAGCGCGCGGGGCTCGCTACGCCTTTCTGGGAAGTGGCCGTGTGGGAGTGGAGCAGCAACCTGGTGTTGCTGGCGCTGGTACCGCTGGTGATCCTGGCCAACCAGCTGCGGCCGCTGCATCTGGTGTTCCAGCGCCAGAACCTGCGCTGGCACCTGGCCGCCTCGCTGGTCTACAGCCTCGTGCATGTGCTGGCCATGGTGGCCTTGCGCAAGCTGGCCTACTGGAGCGCCGGCAGCGATTACGATTTCGGTAACTGGTGGCGTGAATTGCCGTACGAATACGTCAAGGATGTGCGTACTTACTTCTCCATCTTGTTGTTCACGGGCTTTTACCAGTTGCTGCTGATGCGCTGGCAAGGCGAGGCGACCCTGCTGGGCGAGCCCGATGAAGGCCCGGCCGTGGAGCCGGTGCAGCAGCCGGAACGTTTCCTGGTACGCAAGCTGGGTAAGGATTTTCTGTTGCCCGCCGTTGACATCGAATGGATACAGGCCTGGGGCAATTATGTGAATTTGCACGTGCGCGGCCACGATTACCCGCTGCGCTCGACCATGGCCGCCATCGAGCGCCGCCTGGATGGTAAACGCTTTGTGCGCGTGCACCGCAGCTATATCGTCAACCTTGCATTTGTACAGAGCATCGTGCCGCTGGAATCGGGCGATGCGCGCGCCGTGCTGTCCACGGGCGGTGAAGTGCCCGTCAGCCGGCGCTACCGCGATGCCTTGAAAAGCATGTGCTAG
- a CDS encoding acyltransferase family protein has protein sequence MTTNSRRYDIDALRFLVFSLLIVYHTAMLYLDGAAFHMKSSYLTETLNYPMVFINRWRMEIVFLISGVSCAMMTQTSRQAFLWRRVKRLLLPLLFGVLVVIPVQPYCEGVTNGLVEPGYGQFLLDYFGGHAWPAGAFTGWKTSFTWNHLWYLVYLLLYTIVLVALQPLLAKARPLFTGLRGWRLLILPALPALAATAFLKLRYPENHALVKDWYAHAIYFTMYLYGWWLGNDKGVWQELARLRWHALLLAPCAFAVYLGFDLVYSENLLTWASFGSWPMRNLYMWLAICAILGWSHTLLNTPFAWLPWARQAVFPWYILHQSAIIVLAYWLVPLKLGPVAEPLLILAGTVATCWLGTSLLISKVNWLRPCFGLPARPGQNLAADTALAAN, from the coding sequence ATGACCACCAATTCTCGCCGTTACGATATCGATGCCTTGCGCTTTCTTGTCTTCAGCCTGCTGATCGTCTACCACACGGCCATGCTGTACCTGGACGGCGCCGCTTTCCACATGAAGAGCAGCTACCTGACGGAAACGTTGAACTATCCCATGGTCTTTATCAACCGTTGGCGCATGGAAATCGTGTTCCTCATTTCCGGCGTGTCCTGCGCCATGATGACGCAAACGTCCAGGCAGGCCTTCCTCTGGCGCAGGGTCAAGCGCCTTTTGCTGCCCCTGCTGTTTGGCGTGCTCGTGGTGATACCCGTGCAGCCGTATTGCGAAGGCGTCACGAACGGCTTGGTCGAGCCTGGCTATGGACAATTTCTGCTGGATTACTTTGGCGGCCATGCCTGGCCGGCCGGCGCATTTACGGGCTGGAAGACCAGTTTTACCTGGAATCATCTGTGGTATCTCGTGTATTTGTTGCTGTACACCATCGTGCTGGTGGCGCTGCAGCCCCTGCTGGCCAAGGCAAGGCCGCTGTTTACGGGGTTGCGCGGCTGGCGCCTGTTGATCCTGCCAGCCCTGCCGGCGCTGGCGGCAACGGCCTTCCTGAAACTGCGCTATCCGGAAAACCACGCGCTGGTGAAGGACTGGTACGCGCACGCCATCTATTTCACCATGTATCTGTATGGCTGGTGGCTGGGCAATGACAAGGGAGTGTGGCAAGAGCTGGCGCGCTTGCGCTGGCATGCGCTGCTGCTGGCGCCCTGCGCGTTTGCCGTGTATCTGGGCTTTGACCTGGTGTATTCGGAGAACCTGCTGACCTGGGCCTCGTTCGGCTCCTGGCCCATGCGCAACCTGTACATGTGGCTGGCCATCTGCGCCATCCTGGGCTGGTCGCACACCTTGCTCAATACACCGTTTGCCTGGCTGCCATGGGCGCGCCAGGCCGTCTTTCCCTGGTACATATTGCACCAGAGCGCGATCATCGTGCTGGCCTACTGGCTCGTGCCGCTGAAGCTTGGGCCAGTGGCAGAACCGCTGCTGATACTGGCCGGCACGGTGGCGACTTGCTGGCTGGGGACGTCGCTGCTGATCAGCAAGGTGAACTGGTTGCGCCCCTGCTTCGGCTTGCCCGCCCGCCCAGGCCAAAACCTGGCGGCGGACACGGCCCTGGCAGCGAATTAG